A genome region from Archaeoglobus fulgidus DSM 4304 includes the following:
- a CDS encoding 3-hydroxyacyl-CoA dehydrogenase, translating to MEIKTVAVLGAGLMGHGIAEVCAMAGYNVTMRDIKQEFVDRGMNMIKESLAKLEQKGKIKSAEEVLSRIKPTVDLEEAVKDADLVIEAVPEVVEIKKQVWEEVDKLAKPDCIFTSNTSTMRITMLADFTSRPEKFAGLHFFNPPVLMRLVEVIRGEKTSDEVMDLLVEFVKSIGKTPVRVEKDVPGFIANRVVAPRGVLLHAVVEAENLTPEEVDAAFRKAGYPMGPFELADYVGIDVNYNAARYFARAVSPEYEPPERVRKMVEEGRLGRKTGRGWYDWSGGKPKIDLSKATGKINVEDFLMVEINEAVKLVEMGVAKPEDIDIALKLGYGRQKGPFELLEEFGKERVARRLEELAKKYGKKIFEPAESLRT from the coding sequence ATGGAGATAAAAACCGTTGCAGTTCTCGGTGCCGGGCTGATGGGACACGGAATTGCTGAAGTCTGCGCGATGGCGGGCTACAACGTGACAATGAGGGACATCAAGCAGGAGTTTGTTGACAGAGGAATGAACATGATAAAGGAGAGCCTTGCGAAGCTCGAGCAGAAGGGCAAAATAAAGAGCGCCGAAGAAGTCCTTTCCAGAATAAAGCCAACAGTAGATCTGGAGGAGGCTGTTAAGGATGCCGACTTGGTTATAGAGGCAGTTCCAGAAGTGGTTGAAATCAAGAAGCAGGTCTGGGAGGAGGTTGACAAGCTGGCAAAGCCGGACTGCATCTTCACCTCCAACACCTCAACAATGAGAATAACCATGCTCGCAGACTTCACCTCAAGGCCTGAGAAGTTTGCAGGCCTGCACTTCTTCAACCCGCCAGTCTTGATGAGGCTGGTTGAGGTTATAAGGGGAGAGAAGACCAGCGACGAGGTAATGGACTTGCTTGTTGAGTTCGTGAAGAGCATCGGCAAAACGCCGGTGAGAGTGGAGAAGGACGTGCCGGGGTTCATTGCCAATAGAGTTGTTGCACCAAGAGGCGTTTTGCTTCATGCAGTGGTTGAGGCCGAGAATTTAACGCCTGAGGAAGTTGATGCAGCTTTCAGAAAAGCGGGTTATCCTATGGGTCCCTTTGAGCTTGCAGATTACGTTGGGATAGATGTCAATTACAATGCTGCCAGATACTTTGCCAGAGCAGTTAGCCCCGAATACGAACCGCCCGAAAGGGTTAGGAAAATGGTTGAGGAAGGCAGGCTTGGAAGAAAAACGGGCAGGGGGTGGTACGACTGGAGTGGTGGTAAGCCAAAAATTGACCTGAGCAAGGCAACAGGCAAAATCAACGTCGAGGATTTTCTGATGGTCGAAATAAACGAAGCGGTTAAGCTCGTTGAAATGGGAGTGGCGAAGCCTGAAGACATCGACATCGCTCTGAAGCTTGGATACGGCAGGCAGAAAGGACCGTTTGAGCTCCTTGAAGAGTTTGGAAAGGAGAGGGTTGCAAGGAGGCTCGAGGAGCTGGCGAAAAAATATGGAAAGAAGATTTTTGAGCCAGCGGAATCTCTCAGAACCTAA
- a CDS encoding winged helix-turn-helix domain-containing protein yields the protein MDIRFRVWIEKGGNHVAGKGGVAILKAIEEEGSISAASKKLGMSYRYVWGYIKKMEEVIGKVVESEKGGSGGGKTVLTEKGREIVRLYEFYESIVKKLASGDFERVEVRDGKVTPEVQDGEYVLIKL from the coding sequence ATCAGATTCAGAGTATGGATTGAGAAGGGGGGCAACCACGTTGCGGGAAAGGGTGGCGTTGCGATTTTAAAGGCGATAGAGGAGGAGGGTTCAATTTCCGCGGCGAGCAAAAAGCTGGGGATGTCCTACCGCTACGTGTGGGGGTACATAAAGAAAATGGAGGAGGTCATTGGAAAGGTCGTTGAGAGCGAGAAGGGGGGGAGTGGTGGGGGTAAAACCGTCTTAACAGAGAAGGGAAGGGAGATCGTAAGGCTCTACGAGTTTTACGAGAGCATTGTTAAAAAGCTCGCCAGTGGAGATTTCGAAAGGGTGGAGGTGAGGGACGGAAAAGTAACTCCCGAAGTTCAAGACGGAGAGTACGTTTTGATAAAACTTTAG
- the rgy gene encoding reverse gyrase, whose amino-acid sequence MIPVVYSNLCPVCGGDLESKEIEKHVCFRKKRSLCLFPEDFLLKEFVEFFRKCVGEPRAIQKMWAKRILRKESFAATAPTGVGKTSFGLAMSLFLALKGKRCYVIFPTSLLVIQAAETIRKYAEKAGVGTENLIGYYHGRIPKREKENFMQNLRNFKIVITTTQFLSKHYRELGHFDFIFVDDVDAILKASKNVDKLLHLLGFHYDLKTKSWVGEARGCLMVSTATAKKGKKAELFRQLLNFDIGSSRITVRNVEDVAVNDESISTLSSILEKLGTGGIIYARTGEEAEEIYESLKNKFRIGIVTATKKGDYEKFVEGEIDHLIGTAHYYGTLVRGLDLPERIRFAVFVGCPSFRVTIEDIDSLSPQMVKLLAYLYRNVDEIERLLPAVERHIDEVREILKKVMGKERPQAKDVVVREGEVIFPDLRTYIQGSGRTSRLFAGGLTKGASFLLEDDSELLSAFIERAKLYDIEFKSIDEVDFEKLSRELDESRDRYRRRQEFDLIKPALFIVESPTKARQISRFFGKPSVKVLDGAVVYEIPMQKYVLMVTASIGHVVDLITNRGFHGVLVNGRFVPVYASIKRCRDCGYQFTEDRESCPKCGSENVDNSRSRIEALRKLAHDAEFVIVGTDPDTEGEKIAWDLKNLLSGCGAVKRAEFHEVTRRAILEALESLRDVDENLVKAQVVRRIEDRWIGFVLSQKLWERFNNRNLSAGRAQTPVLGWIIDRFQESRERRKIAIVRDFDLVLEHDEEEFDLTIKLVEEREELRTPLPPYTTETMLSDANRILKFSVKQTMQIAQELFENGLITYHRTDSTRVSDVGQRIAKEYLGDDFVGREWGESGAHECIRPTRPLTRDDVQRLIQEGVLVVEGLRWEHFALYDLIFRRFMASQCRPFKVVVKKYSIEFDGKTAEEERIVRAEGRAYELYRAVWVKNELPTGTFRVKAEVKSVPKVLPFTQSEIIQMMKERGIGRPSTYATIVDRLFMRNYVVEKYGRMIPTKLGIDVFRFLVRRYAKFVSEDRTRDLESRMDAIERGELDYLKALEDLYAEIKSID is encoded by the coding sequence ATGATTCCCGTTGTCTACTCAAACCTCTGCCCCGTGTGCGGGGGCGACCTTGAAAGCAAAGAGATTGAGAAGCACGTATGCTTCAGAAAAAAGAGGTCGCTTTGCCTTTTTCCCGAGGACTTCCTTCTTAAGGAATTCGTCGAATTCTTCAGAAAATGCGTGGGTGAGCCGAGAGCGATACAGAAAATGTGGGCGAAGAGGATACTGCGTAAAGAGAGCTTCGCCGCAACAGCTCCCACAGGAGTTGGCAAAACTTCCTTCGGCCTTGCAATGTCCCTCTTCCTTGCCTTAAAGGGAAAAAGGTGCTACGTAATTTTCCCAACTTCCCTGCTGGTAATTCAAGCAGCCGAAACCATCAGAAAGTATGCGGAAAAGGCTGGAGTTGGGACTGAGAATCTCATCGGCTACTATCATGGCAGAATCCCTAAGAGGGAAAAGGAGAACTTCATGCAGAACCTGAGAAACTTCAAAATTGTTATAACAACAACACAGTTCCTGTCCAAACACTACAGGGAGCTTGGACATTTTGACTTCATTTTTGTTGACGATGTCGATGCAATCCTGAAAGCCTCGAAGAACGTTGACAAGCTTCTTCATTTGCTCGGCTTCCATTACGACTTGAAGACGAAAAGCTGGGTGGGCGAGGCGAGAGGCTGTCTGATGGTTTCCACTGCAACGGCGAAGAAGGGTAAGAAGGCCGAGCTTTTCAGGCAGCTTCTGAACTTCGACATAGGCTCTTCGAGGATTACGGTCAGGAATGTTGAGGATGTTGCGGTGAACGATGAGAGCATCTCAACGCTCTCATCAATACTCGAAAAGCTCGGAACAGGGGGCATAATCTACGCCAGAACTGGTGAGGAGGCGGAAGAAATTTACGAATCTCTTAAGAACAAGTTCAGAATCGGAATAGTTACGGCAACCAAAAAGGGAGACTACGAAAAATTCGTTGAGGGGGAGATAGACCACCTGATTGGCACAGCGCACTACTACGGGACGCTTGTGAGGGGATTGGACCTGCCAGAAAGGATAAGGTTTGCCGTTTTCGTCGGATGTCCCTCTTTCAGGGTCACAATTGAGGACATAGACTCGCTAAGTCCTCAGATGGTCAAGCTCCTCGCCTACCTCTACCGCAACGTTGACGAGATTGAAAGGCTCCTGCCCGCAGTTGAAAGGCACATTGACGAAGTGAGGGAGATTCTGAAAAAGGTTATGGGCAAGGAGAGGCCTCAGGCTAAAGACGTTGTTGTGAGAGAGGGAGAGGTTATTTTTCCCGACCTGAGAACCTACATCCAGGGTTCGGGCAGAACTTCGAGGCTCTTTGCCGGAGGATTGACGAAGGGAGCAAGCTTCTTGCTGGAAGACGATTCTGAGCTTCTCTCCGCCTTCATCGAGAGGGCAAAGCTTTACGACATCGAATTCAAGAGCATCGATGAAGTTGATTTTGAAAAGCTCTCCAGAGAGCTTGACGAGAGCAGGGACAGGTACAGAAGAAGGCAGGAGTTCGACCTGATAAAACCGGCGCTTTTCATCGTTGAGAGCCCCACAAAGGCGAGGCAGATCTCGCGCTTCTTCGGAAAACCGAGCGTGAAGGTTCTCGACGGCGCCGTTGTGTACGAGATTCCGATGCAGAAGTACGTTCTGATGGTGACGGCAAGCATAGGACATGTTGTTGACCTTATCACCAACAGAGGATTTCACGGAGTGCTCGTCAACGGAAGGTTCGTCCCCGTCTATGCATCCATCAAGAGGTGCAGGGACTGCGGTTACCAGTTCACGGAGGATAGGGAGAGCTGTCCGAAGTGCGGGAGCGAGAACGTGGACAATTCCAGGAGCAGAATTGAAGCCCTGAGAAAGCTCGCCCACGACGCTGAGTTCGTCATCGTCGGCACAGACCCTGACACCGAGGGGGAGAAGATAGCATGGGACCTCAAAAACCTCCTTTCAGGCTGTGGAGCTGTTAAAAGAGCCGAGTTTCACGAGGTGACGAGAAGGGCAATTCTTGAAGCGTTAGAATCTCTGAGGGATGTGGATGAGAATCTCGTGAAGGCACAGGTTGTCAGGAGGATAGAAGACCGCTGGATTGGATTCGTTTTAAGCCAGAAGCTCTGGGAGAGGTTTAACAACCGCAATCTCTCCGCCGGAAGGGCTCAAACTCCGGTTCTCGGCTGGATAATAGACAGATTTCAGGAGTCGAGGGAGAGGAGGAAAATCGCCATTGTTCGGGACTTTGATCTGGTTCTTGAGCACGACGAGGAGGAGTTCGACCTCACCATTAAGCTTGTTGAGGAGAGGGAAGAGCTCAGAACGCCCCTTCCCCCCTACACAACCGAAACCATGCTCAGCGATGCAAACAGAATACTGAAGTTTTCGGTCAAGCAAACGATGCAGATTGCCCAGGAGCTGTTCGAGAATGGTCTGATAACCTACCACAGAACCGACTCAACGAGAGTGAGCGATGTAGGCCAAAGAATTGCAAAGGAGTATCTCGGAGACGACTTTGTCGGTAGAGAATGGGGAGAGAGTGGGGCGCATGAGTGCATAAGGCCAACAAGGCCGCTCACGAGGGATGACGTTCAGAGGCTGATTCAGGAAGGAGTGTTGGTGGTTGAAGGCCTGAGATGGGAGCACTTCGCCCTCTACGACCTAATTTTCAGGCGCTTTATGGCCTCACAATGCAGGCCGTTCAAGGTGGTGGTGAAGAAGTACTCGATAGAGTTCGACGGCAAAACGGCGGAGGAGGAAAGAATTGTAAGGGCTGAGGGACGGGCTTACGAGCTTTATAGAGCTGTGTGGGTTAAAAACGAGCTTCCAACGGGAACTTTCAGGGTTAAGGCTGAGGTTAAGAGTGTTCCGAAAGTTCTGCCGTTCACGCAGTCGGAGATAATCCAGATGATGAAGGAAAGGGGGATAGGCAGACCCTCGACCTACGCAACCATAGTTGACAGGCTCTTCATGAGAAACTACGTCGTAGAAAAGTACGGAAGGATGATTCCGACAAAGCTGGGCATTGACGTTTTCAGGTTTTTGGTAAGAAGATACGCAAAATTCGTCTCAGAGGACAGAACAAGAGACTTGGAAAGCAGAATGGATGCAATCGAGCGCGGAGAGCTTGACTACCTCAAAGCTCTGGAAGACCTGTATGCGGAGATAAAAAGTATAGATTAG
- a CDS encoding acyl-CoA dehydrogenase family protein → MLAEYILTEEQKAIKEAAREFAEKEFPNYVEECDREEKFPFELWKKAAQLGFIGMSIPEEYGGQGLGILDSCLVVEEFWRVDAGVGQIVGTVFGSEQITLFGNEEQKKKYLPPLAKGEKICAACYTEPQAGSDVAGIKTRADKDGDEYVINGTKMFITNGSIADYYIVLARTDPNPPKRHHGMSVFLVEREREGVQANKLKNKLGIRANDTAEVVFKNVRVPKENLIGEEGKGFYQTMIFFNVTRIPVAFQAVGLAQGAFELAYHYARNREVFERKLADFQVTQEKLAKMRTELEAARLLAYQAAYFQDKMGMPDPGLTAMAKYYTAKAAQFIVNEALQIHGGYGFMGEQHISRMYRDVRILEIYEGTREIEMEIIGRSLLGKVPSRLGAVRKHPLQ, encoded by the coding sequence ATGCTGGCTGAATACATCCTCACGGAAGAGCAAAAGGCCATAAAGGAGGCTGCAAGGGAGTTCGCGGAGAAGGAGTTTCCTAACTACGTTGAGGAGTGCGACAGGGAGGAGAAGTTCCCCTTTGAGCTTTGGAAGAAGGCTGCCCAGCTCGGATTCATCGGGATGTCCATTCCCGAGGAGTACGGAGGGCAGGGGCTTGGAATTCTTGATTCCTGCCTCGTTGTCGAGGAGTTCTGGAGGGTCGATGCTGGTGTTGGGCAGATTGTCGGAACGGTGTTCGGCTCAGAGCAGATAACGCTATTCGGCAACGAGGAGCAGAAGAAGAAGTACCTGCCACCGCTCGCAAAGGGAGAGAAAATCTGCGCCGCCTGCTACACAGAACCTCAGGCGGGGAGCGATGTTGCGGGAATTAAAACAAGAGCGGACAAGGATGGAGATGAGTACGTAATCAACGGAACGAAGATGTTCATCACCAACGGCAGCATTGCAGACTACTACATAGTTCTGGCGAGAACTGATCCAAATCCGCCGAAGAGACATCATGGCATGTCAGTATTTCTGGTTGAAAGAGAAAGAGAGGGTGTGCAGGCGAACAAGCTGAAGAACAAGCTTGGTATTAGGGCAAATGACACTGCGGAAGTTGTGTTCAAAAATGTAAGAGTGCCGAAGGAGAACCTCATCGGCGAGGAAGGGAAAGGTTTCTACCAGACGATGATTTTCTTCAACGTCACAAGGATTCCTGTCGCATTTCAGGCTGTGGGCCTTGCACAGGGGGCATTTGAGCTTGCGTACCACTACGCCAGAAACAGGGAGGTTTTCGAGAGGAAGCTTGCAGACTTCCAGGTTACGCAGGAGAAGCTTGCGAAGATGAGGACGGAGCTTGAGGCTGCCCGCTTACTGGCATATCAGGCTGCCTACTTCCAGGACAAGATGGGGATGCCAGATCCGGGATTGACGGCGATGGCGAAGTACTACACGGCCAAGGCCGCGCAGTTCATTGTTAATGAGGCTTTGCAGATACACGGAGGTTACGGATTTATGGGAGAGCAGCACATAAGCAGGATGTACAGGGACGTTAGAATTCTGGAGATCTACGAGGGTACAAGGGAAATAGAGATGGAGATAATAGGGAGGTCTTTGCTGGGCAAAGTGCCCTCGAGGCTTGGAGCGGTGAGGAAGCATCCCCTCCAGTAA
- a CDS encoding geranylgeranyl reductase family protein: MDAAVVGGGPAGSLAAILLGKSYDVALFEEHQSAGFPVQCAGLVSDKCYKKLKEHCKAEKAIENHIKGAFFFSPSGKIVLEGRGEAVVVERKILDRLLFERAAERAKVFVKEKARLNGFRIITPSREVSAEKIIGADGVNSTVREHFGFPTMGFFTAVQVEAKFEPLDENCVELYFGGNWSDSFFAYAIPLGDTARIGVVSRSSPLRYLENLMKRHPSVSGRVEGSAVELNAGAIPDRLVKFSKRDVALIGDAAGMVKPYTGGGLYYHLIAAEKLAESFPDLKGYEKSYLKEMGREYRFGYAVRKLYSLPDEKLEQLFSAMADFDFRGVHMDSPSTLIRKAADISFRLLRKPSLAFYLVKSLFL; encoded by the coding sequence GTGGATGCTGCAGTAGTCGGTGGGGGTCCTGCCGGAAGTCTTGCAGCAATTTTGCTCGGGAAAAGCTACGACGTTGCGCTTTTCGAGGAGCACCAGAGCGCCGGCTTTCCAGTTCAGTGTGCAGGGCTGGTGAGTGATAAATGCTATAAAAAGCTGAAGGAGCACTGCAAGGCTGAAAAGGCAATTGAAAATCACATAAAGGGGGCGTTCTTCTTCTCTCCATCCGGAAAAATTGTTCTGGAAGGCAGAGGAGAAGCGGTGGTCGTTGAGAGGAAAATTCTCGACAGATTGCTTTTTGAGAGAGCTGCTGAGAGAGCGAAGGTTTTTGTAAAGGAAAAGGCTCGGTTGAATGGTTTCAGGATTATAACTCCGTCCAGAGAAGTTTCAGCAGAGAAAATAATCGGAGCGGATGGTGTGAACTCCACTGTTAGAGAGCACTTCGGCTTCCCCACAATGGGGTTTTTTACCGCAGTCCAGGTCGAGGCGAAGTTCGAGCCGCTCGACGAGAATTGCGTTGAGCTCTACTTTGGCGGGAACTGGAGCGACTCCTTTTTCGCCTACGCCATACCGCTCGGCGATACCGCAAGAATCGGAGTTGTCAGCAGAAGCAGTCCGCTGCGCTATCTGGAAAATCTGATGAAAAGGCATCCTTCAGTGTCCGGCAGGGTGGAGGGGAGCGCTGTGGAGCTGAACGCAGGGGCGATTCCCGACAGGCTCGTTAAGTTCTCGAAGAGAGACGTTGCTCTGATCGGCGATGCTGCAGGGATGGTGAAGCCCTACACGGGAGGTGGGCTTTACTATCACCTTATCGCCGCAGAAAAGCTTGCCGAATCGTTTCCGGATTTGAAAGGCTACGAGAAGAGCTATCTGAAGGAAATGGGGAGGGAGTACAGGTTTGGCTATGCGGTGAGAAAGCTGTACTCTCTTCCTGACGAAAAGCTGGAGCAGCTTTTCTCGGCAATGGCAGATTTTGATTTCAGGGGTGTGCACATGGACAGCCCCTCAACTCTCATCAGAAAAGCTGCGGATATCAGCTTTAGGCTTTTGAGAAAACCCTCCCTCGCCTTTTACCTTGTGAAGAGCCTGTTTCTCTAA
- a CDS encoding 4-hydroxyphenylacetate 3-hydroxylase family protein produces MRTSEEYRQDLYKLKPNVYVRGKKVRRDSPEVSGGINVISKTFDLVEHPDYKDLLTTKSHISGKRINRFTHINQSAEDLLKKQLMTRKLCRLVGGCIQRCMGCDAINGLSVATFAADTEHGTDYHKRFLEYVKEFQERDLVAACAQTDVKGDRSKRPHQQDDPDMYVRVVERRSDGIVVRGAKNCITMAAVADEIIVVPTRAMTPEDKDYSVAFAVPADTEGVKIVARTSKLRAPEGLKMPQGEIGDDENMIIFDDVFVPWDRVFLCGENKYATLAAHLFALFHRHSYTGCKPATTDMIMGFGALIAEYNGVYEKHNIREKLVELAATAELVFAAGVAAAHYGQKSPAGTFIPNEVYANVGRRHAGLNYYKELEILAELSGGLPAALPFAEDFLSEEVGPYIRKYIKRRADVPAEHVYRCLFGISNILCSSLGGVQAVAGVHGGGSPVMEEIAIWRSYDFEKKKDIAKYLSGISEELPRD; encoded by the coding sequence ATGAGAACATCGGAGGAATACAGGCAGGATTTGTATAAGCTGAAGCCGAATGTTTATGTTAGAGGAAAGAAAGTGAGAAGGGATTCACCCGAAGTGAGTGGAGGAATCAATGTCATTTCCAAAACATTCGACCTCGTAGAGCATCCAGACTACAAGGATTTGCTGACCACAAAGTCCCACATTTCCGGAAAGAGAATCAACCGCTTCACCCACATAAATCAATCTGCGGAGGATTTGCTAAAAAAGCAGCTAATGACCAGAAAGCTCTGCAGGCTCGTTGGGGGTTGCATCCAGCGCTGTATGGGTTGTGATGCTATAAACGGCCTCTCCGTCGCAACCTTTGCAGCAGACACGGAGCACGGAACCGACTATCACAAAAGGTTTCTTGAGTACGTAAAGGAGTTTCAGGAGAGGGATCTTGTTGCTGCCTGCGCCCAGACGGACGTGAAGGGGGACAGAAGCAAGAGACCCCACCAGCAGGACGACCCGGACATGTACGTGAGAGTTGTGGAGAGGAGGAGCGATGGAATTGTTGTGAGGGGAGCGAAGAACTGCATAACCATGGCTGCTGTGGCGGATGAGATAATTGTTGTACCAACGAGAGCGATGACCCCTGAGGATAAGGACTACAGCGTGGCCTTCGCAGTTCCAGCAGATACTGAAGGCGTGAAGATTGTCGCAAGGACGAGCAAACTGAGAGCACCTGAAGGTCTGAAGATGCCGCAGGGGGAGATAGGGGACGACGAGAACATGATAATCTTCGACGATGTGTTTGTGCCGTGGGATAGAGTGTTTTTATGCGGAGAAAACAAGTACGCTACGCTTGCAGCACACCTCTTTGCCCTCTTCCACAGACACAGCTACACGGGCTGCAAGCCCGCCACCACGGACATGATAATGGGCTTTGGCGCTTTAATTGCAGAGTACAATGGGGTTTACGAGAAGCACAACATTAGAGAAAAGCTGGTTGAGCTTGCTGCAACTGCAGAACTTGTGTTTGCTGCTGGAGTAGCAGCAGCACACTACGGTCAGAAATCCCCTGCAGGAACCTTTATTCCCAATGAAGTTTACGCCAACGTTGGAAGGAGGCATGCGGGCCTGAACTACTACAAGGAGCTTGAAATTCTTGCAGAGCTTTCTGGTGGGTTGCCTGCTGCACTGCCCTTTGCCGAAGACTTCCTGAGCGAGGAGGTGGGCCCGTACATCAGAAAGTACATCAAGAGAAGGGCTGACGTTCCGGCGGAGCATGTGTACCGCTGCCTGTTCGGAATATCCAACATCCTCTGCTCCTCCCTCGGAGGTGTTCAGGCGGTTGCAGGAGTTCACGGTGGAGGCTCGCCGGTGATGGAAGAAATTGCAATATGGAGGAGCTACGACTTCGAGAAGAAAAAGGACATCGCAAAGTACCTTTCTGGCATAAGCGAGGAGCTTCCGAGAGATTGA
- a CDS encoding acetyl-CoA C-acetyltransferase — protein sequence MEEVYIVEYARTPFSRSRPKKPERDVFHKIRGDELMALVLEKLPERAGIEKKEVGRILLGCAFPVSENWPYGGKMASLLAKYPPETSASHVDMQCGSSLATTAYAYLEIASGNEDMMISGGYEHMTRVPMGADNPHVDRHPKLLTEEYKDYRMDIGFVMGLTAETLFEMAGYLTKEDLDRWSLRSHQLAAKALKDGYFKGEIIPVEAPQADGSVITVDSDQSIRPDTSLEQIASLPPAFKPGGVITAGNSSPLNAGASGLLLASKKKVQELGLEPIAKIIGYGTAGVPPYIMGAGPVPASRKALEKTGLKVSDIDYWEINEAFAIVPLYAIHELGIEPERVNIHGGAVAIGHPLAASGARLIGTLARILQENNGDYGVATACVGGGQGAAVVIERV from the coding sequence GTGGAAGAAGTGTATATTGTAGAGTATGCAAGAACGCCCTTTTCGAGAAGCAGGCCGAAGAAGCCCGAAAGGGACGTGTTCCACAAGATTAGAGGAGACGAGCTAATGGCGTTGGTTCTGGAAAAGCTGCCTGAGAGGGCGGGGATTGAGAAGAAGGAAGTTGGGAGGATTTTACTCGGATGCGCCTTTCCGGTGTCGGAGAACTGGCCTTACGGAGGGAAGATGGCGTCGCTGCTGGCAAAGTACCCTCCCGAAACCTCAGCAAGCCACGTGGACATGCAGTGCGGGTCGTCCCTTGCAACAACCGCCTACGCGTATCTGGAAATTGCAAGCGGAAACGAGGACATGATGATTTCCGGCGGTTACGAGCACATGACGAGGGTGCCGATGGGTGCCGACAATCCGCACGTTGACCGCCATCCGAAGTTGCTCACGGAGGAGTACAAGGACTACAGAATGGACATCGGGTTTGTCATGGGCTTGACTGCGGAAACGCTCTTTGAGATGGCGGGCTACCTGACCAAAGAGGACCTCGACAGGTGGTCTCTGAGGAGCCACCAGCTTGCTGCCAAGGCCCTCAAAGATGGTTACTTCAAGGGGGAGATAATCCCCGTTGAAGCCCCGCAGGCTGATGGTAGTGTGATAACCGTGGATTCGGATCAGTCAATAAGGCCAGACACATCCCTTGAGCAGATAGCCTCTCTGCCACCAGCCTTTAAGCCTGGAGGGGTGATTACAGCCGGAAACTCCTCTCCTCTCAACGCTGGAGCTTCAGGCCTGCTGCTTGCCTCTAAAAAGAAGGTTCAGGAGCTTGGACTTGAGCCAATCGCCAAAATCATCGGATACGGCACAGCGGGAGTGCCTCCTTACATAATGGGAGCAGGGCCGGTTCCTGCAAGCAGAAAGGCTCTGGAAAAAACTGGCTTGAAGGTGAGCGACATAGACTACTGGGAGATTAACGAGGCCTTTGCGATAGTCCCGCTTTACGCCATCCACGAGCTCGGAATTGAGCCGGAGAGGGTGAATATACATGGTGGTGCAGTTGCCATCGGTCATCCTCTGGCAGCGAGCGGTGCGAGGCTGATTGGCACGCTGGCAAGAATCCTTCAGGAGAACAATGGCGATTACGGCGTGGCAACCGCCTGCGTCGGCGGCGGACAGGGCGCGGCGGTTGTAATTGAGAGAGTTTAA